CGCAGGAGAAAAACATAAGCAAAAACTAAAAAAATATCCCTCTACATCTCCCCAGACCAAATCTATCTATGAAAAAACCCGTTGCGTCAAATAAAAAAGTACTCGAAATTCGAATCATTGCCTCATAAAAAAAAGTACTCAAAAATTCCATACAGTTTCCTCCAAATTTTTGTTTTTTACATTCTTTTTCTTTTGAAGGCTGAAAAGTTTTCTCTGGCAAGCTGTAATTTTTTGTCTTAGGTGAAACAAATCGAGAGCCTTATAAAGCCTTGTTAGGCGTTCCTTTTGTGCCTCACTTACATAAGAGCTTTCTAAAAGCCGTTGGTAGGGAGTTTTAATATCATCATGCTTCTTTTGCACCTTGCTTCCGATTCTCTTTTTCTCTGTCATTTTCATAACCGGTTGAAAAAAGTTGGCATAAAGCCTGAGATACGCATAGAGTCGGTTCAAGTAGTAGACTTCTTCCTCGGTATCGTAGCGGAAGTATCCAACATTCTGGCGGACTATGGAATAGTTTTTCTGCTCAACGTAGCAGTTATCATTGGAACGGGAGCTTCTACCCCTTGTAAATTTTATCTGGTGCTTCTCACACCAATCACGCAGAGGATGATTAATAAATTCAGCACCGGTATCAGAATCAATTCCCCGTAAATCAAAAGGAAGTCTTCTTTGGACTTTTTCTATGGCTTCTCTTACCCATTTTGAAGCCTTGTTTTTGATTGCCACAAGCTCTGTCCAACCGCTCCAAACATCCACCATATTTAATGTTTGAGCAAAGTCTCCCCGGCTATTTCCTCCCTCATGGGCTACCAGATCAATCTCCATGAACCCAGGGCAATTTTCATCCCACTCTGCCCACGTGCGTATAGCTATTTGTTGCTTTAACAACGTTCCAGGCTTTGTACCTTTTCGTCCTTTTATCTCAAGCTTTTTACGCTCATGTTTCAAAAGTCGGTCAATACTTGAAGCACTTATATGGCGCAAGTTTTCTATAGCCTGTTGAAAACCCTGGAGATGTCCGTTTGCTAAGAGATTATCTAAAACTTCATTTAAAATCGGCTTTAAACGTTTGCCACACATGTAGTTTTCAATTTCCCAGACCTTTTTTAGAAGTTTTAGTTCCTCTTCGCCGAATTTTTTCTTTCTGCCAGGTCTTTTGCCCTTCTTGGCTATGTCGGCTTTAAGGTAATTTTTCTTGCCTACATAGATGTTTTTTCCGTGCTGCCTCAAGAGCCTGGCGGCATAGTTTCGATTTTTTAGGCCTGTTATCCTCACAAAATAATCCAGTATCTCCATTTTTTCCTTTTTGCTGGCTTTTTGATATTGTTTTGCCGTTTCCCTGTAAATAGGTCTCCTTTCAAACATCGCCACCCCAATTCCGGTTGGCGAGCTTGTCGAGCCATGAACTGGATTATTTTACACAAATTTAAAGTACTTTTTTATTTTGAAGCAACGTTCCCTTTTCGAGTACTTTTATTATGAAGCAATTCGAAAAATGTCGAAAACAATTTAAAATGTCACCCTTTGTGCAAATAGAAATGTCACCTTTTAAAATACTGCAACTAAAAAAACGAGAGGTTGCAGATGAGAGAGGTGATAACGATGACACTTAAAGCACAGAAGAGGGCAAAAATACTGGAGATGGTAAAGAACAAGAAAATCAAGCAGAAAGATGCTGCAATAATACTGGGGATTTGCAGAAGGCAACTTATTCGAATTTTTAAAGAATATTTATCAAAGGGTGATGAAGCTCTCAATCACAAATTAATAGGCAAACCGGGGAATCACAGAATTAGCAGTGATATCAAAGAGAAAATTATGCAGATAGTACGGAATAATTATAAAGGTTTTAAGCCGACATTTATAGCTGAAAAGCTTTATGAGGAACATCATATAAAAATAGGAGCATCAACGCTTCGTTTATGGATGATGGAAACAGGATTGTGGAAGAAAATAAGAAAAACTGCGAAACACCGTACCAGAAGGCCGAGAAAAGAGCATTTTGGAGAAATGATTCAAATGGACGGCAGCATTCACGACTGGTTTGGGACAGGCAAAGAAGTCTGTCTGATGAATATGGTGGATGATGCTACAGGCACATCTTACGGTCTTTTCGACACAGGAGAAACGACACAAGTAGCGCTGCAATGTTTGTTTGACTGGATAATGAAATACGGTATTCCTTATTCGATCTATTGTGATTATAAAAGCCTGTTCTATACAAAACGGGAAGCGACCATAGAAGAACAGCTTGCAGGAAATTGCCTCTAACAAAGTTTGGAGAGGTCTGCCATAGGCTGGGATAGAAATGATATATGCCCATAGTCCCCAGGCAAAAGGGCGCGTAGAGATGGAATGGGATCCATCAGGACAGGTTAATAGCAGAAATGAAACTAAAAAACATAAAGGATATTGACAGTGCCAATCGTTTTTTGAAAGAATATTACTGGGAAAAGAATAACCGAAAATTTAGTAAAAAACCTCTGTCGGATGAAGATTTTCATATTGCATTAATGCCTGATCAGGACTTAAGGAACTATGTTTGTTATACGGCCGAGTGCAAAGTCTATAGAGATTATACAATAAAATTTTCTAAAAGAATATACCAGATTGAAAAGAAACAACCTATAGCCATAAAACCCGGGGACAATGTTATCTTAAAAACCTGGCTTGATGGAAGTATACATATTTTTAAGAAAAATATCGAATTGAACTTTTTTGAAATAGATGATTATGGTCGTAGAGTTTCGGCATAAAAAAGTGACATTTCTATTTCAATAAAAAGGTGACATTTTAATTTATTTGACAGATGAAGCAATTCGAAAAATTGACTTATTTATTTATTTATGCTATAATAAAAATAAGGGGCAAAAAAGGAGTTGAGCGATGAAATACTCCAATGTCGAACTCATCATTCTTCATCTCATCAGTGAAAAGAAATCTCTTTCCGGGTATGAGATTAACCGTCTGGTGGAAGAGAGGGGGTACCGAAACTGGGCCGAAATAGGCACATCTTCCATTTACATTGGACTAGAAAAACTTGAAAACAAAGGACTTGTTGTATCCTCTCTCGATACTCAAAAACAGGGGAAAGGACCCTTACCAAAAAAATATTCACTTACACCAGAAGGAGAAAAGGTTCTCCTTGAAGAGATGCGCAAAGCTCTTTCTGGTAAAGCAGATATCCCAGGCAGGTTTACCATTGGGCTGTCGGGTCTTGCCCTTTTTACGATTGAAGAGGCTATTGTTCACCTCGGAAACAAAAAAAGCCAGCTCGCCGATCAGATCCAGCATCAAAACAATCAATGGCAGGCTATTGGTGGAGAAAAAGCCCCCTTTCATGTATGGGCGCTCTTTCGTCACACGACGTACATGCTTGAGAAAGAACTTGAATTTGTAGAAAAGCTTATATCGGATCTAAAAAAACTTCTTTAAAAAGGACTTTTTTGTTAGCGAATTTCCTCATCGGCAGTACTCACCACATGGTGTTCCAGGGGTTTTGCCCGATGAACCTCCTGAGAAAAAAGACGGTAAAATATTGCAGAAAGAACAGCTACCGTTACCGTAAGTCCAAACCAGGCTCCAATTACTCCCCACTTAAAAACAAACGTTCCCAGCCATGCAAGCGGTAACCAAAGAAGATAATCAATAACCAGGGAAATATTCCGAATAAGCTTTGTTTTGCCTAAACCCTCAAGACCTGCCCTATAGGCGATAAAAAGCCCGTCCACGATTTGATACAGTGCCATAAAACGCAAAAGACGGCTTCCCGAGACAATCAAAGTCTCATCCTGAGAGACCAGCCGCACAAGATCTTCGGGGAAAAACCAATAAATCACGCCAATGATCCCCATCATAATCATGTTTATCTGTACCCCCTGTCGTGTCACACGCCTCGCTTCTCCGGGATTTTGCTGGCCAATGAAAAAGCTCACCTGCTGGGTAATCACACTTGCCAATGCTATTCCAAGCAAAAGCGACAGATCTTTGATTTTAAGGGCAATCTCATGGGTCGCCACCGCCGCTGTTCCGAGGCGAGCAATAATGCTTACAAAAACCGTCCAGGCGAGAATCTCGATGAGGTAGGTTGCCCCCATAGGCCATCCTATATGGGCAAATTCTTTTAAAAACGACCATGAAAACCACGATTTTTTCAGAGAAGAATGGATAAACCGTCTTCCAAAAATCAAAAAAAGTCCCACATTTACCCCCTGAGCAAAAACAGTTGCCCCGGCTGCCCCGCCAACCCCCAATGCTGGAAAAGGCCCTGGCCCGAAAATAAAAAGCCAATTCCCGAGAATATTGATTCCCACAACAAGATACGAAAAAACTGCTATCAGAAAATTCTTCTCAAAAGCAAGAAATATT
This sequence is a window from Thermospira aquatica. Protein-coding genes within it:
- a CDS encoding MATE family efflux transporter, producing the protein MKNISHRFVEYRRLFSLAIPVMTGFLAFHVLGIIDVVMVGRLGPEALAAVGLANTLFFFVLAPVEGFLGATLILLPAMVARKSEKEIAQASSTLTIVSGVVGVLFLFLYPLLSFYLGTMSSDPVVLRMARSYLFIRLGGAIFSTMGIVWWRIFLAFEKNFLIAVFSYLVVGINILGNWLFIFGPGPFPALGVGGAAGATVFAQGVNVGLFLIFGRRFIHSSLKKSWFSWSFLKEFAHIGWPMGATYLIEILAWTVFVSIIARLGTAAVATHEIALKIKDLSLLLGIALASVITQQVSFFIGQQNPGEARRVTRQGVQINMIMMGIIGVIYWFFPEDLVRLVSQDETLIVSGSRLLRFMALYQIVDGLFIAYRAGLEGLGKTKLIRNISLVIDYLLWLPLAWLGTFVFKWGVIGAWFGLTVTVAVLSAIFYRLFSQEVHRAKPLEHHVVSTADEEIR
- a CDS encoding PadR family transcriptional regulator, whose protein sequence is MKYSNVELIILHLISEKKSLSGYEINRLVEERGYRNWAEIGTSSIYIGLEKLENKGLVVSSLDTQKQGKGPLPKKYSLTPEGEKVLLEEMRKALSGKADIPGRFTIGLSGLALFTIEEAIVHLGNKKSQLADQIQHQNNQWQAIGGEKAPFHVWALFRHTTYMLEKELEFVEKLISDLKKLL
- a CDS encoding integrase catalytic domain-containing protein, whose protein sequence is MFERRPIYRETAKQYQKASKKEKMEILDYFVRITGLKNRNYAARLLRQHGKNIYVGKKNYLKADIAKKGKRPGRKKKFGEEELKLLKKVWEIENYMCGKRLKPILNEVLDNLLANGHLQGFQQAIENLRHISASSIDRLLKHERKKLEIKGRKGTKPGTLLKQQIAIRTWAEWDENCPGFMEIDLVAHEGGNSRGDFAQTLNMVDVWSGWTELVAIKNKASKWVREAIEKVQRRLPFDLRGIDSDTGAEFINHPLRDWCEKHQIKFTRGRSSRSNDNCYVEQKNYSIVRQNVGYFRYDTEEEVYYLNRLYAYLRLYANFFQPVMKMTEKKRIGSKVQKKHDDIKTPYQRLLESSYVSEAQKERLTRLYKALDLFHLRQKITACQRKLFSLQKKKNVKNKNLEETVWNF
- a CDS encoding helix-turn-helix domain-containing protein; translated protein: MREVITMTLKAQKRAKILEMVKNKKIKQKDAAIILGICRRQLIRIFKEYLSKGDEALNHKLIGKPGNHRISSDIKEKIMQIVRNNYKGFKPTFIAEKLYEEHHIKIGASTLRLWMMETGLWKKIRKTAKHRTRRPRKEHFGEMIQMDGSIHDWFGTGKEVCLMNMVDDATGTSYGLFDTGETTQVALQCLFDWIMKYGIPYSIYCDYKSLFYTKREATIEEQLAGNCL